Below is a genomic region from Xylophilus sp. GW821-FHT01B05.
CCGTGCGCCGCCGCCCGCTGGATGGTTTGCGCCTGGCCGTGCCGCAAACACTGATGTTCGACGCCATCGATCCGGCCGTGGCCCAGGCCTTTGAGCAGGCGCTGCAGCGCCTGTCGGCGGCGGGCGCGCGCGTGGTCGAGCTGCCGCTGGCCGAGCTGGCGGAGATCTCGCGCATCAACGCGCCGGGCGGCTTCTCTGCGGTCGAGGCGCATGCCGTGCACCGCACGCGCCTGGCAGAGAAGCGCGCCCAGTTCGACCCGCGCGTGGCGCTGCGCATAGACACCGGCGCCAGCGCCAGTGCGGCCGACTACATCGCCATGCAGGACGCGCGGCAGGACTGGATCGCGCGTGTGGAGCAGCGCCTGGAAGGCTTCGACGCGCTGGTCTGCCCCACGGTGCCCATCGTGGCGCCAGAGATCGCTGCGCTGGTGGCATCGGACGAGGCCTTCTTCCGCACCAACGGCTTGCTGCTGCGCAATACCTTTGCCATCAACTTCCTGGACGGCTGCGCCTTCAGCCTGCCGTGCCAGCGCGCGGGCGAGCTGCCGGTGGGGCTGATGCTGTCCTCGGTGCGCGGCGATGACGCGCGCCTGGCGGCGGTGGCACTGGCGGTGGAGGCCGTGCTGGCGTGAAATAAGCGCTATTGATTAGATAGCTACATGTCGGTGTGTGGCCTGTGTTTCAGCATTGTTCATGTCTCAAACGTAGGCTGTACCAAGGATGTCCTGCAAACACGGTTTGCAATGCTGATCCACAAAGCATCAAGACAGACTTCCGCTATGGTCGTCGAAGATGCTCTTGATGCAGTGATAGCGAGCACTGTGTCTGTGAAGAGTCGAAATATGAGGCAACTCATTCGCGGACGTTGAGTGCGGGAACCTTTGAAAATGCTTCGGCGATGAAATCCATGAACACGATGGCCCGCTTCGGAAGAAGTCTGTTTGCCACATAAACGATCTGTATGGGCACAGGCGGGTTGGCATGTTCCGTCAACAGCAATTGCAAATTGCCGTTCTTCAGCCCTTCCTCGAACAGCCATTCCGGCCCGTATCCGACGCCCAGCCCCGCGTTGACAGATTCGCGCGCGGCCTCGGGGGAGCTGACCCGAAGCCTGCCGGTGACCGGAACTTCGGTATCCCGGAAACGCCAGGTAGCACCGGACGACAGCAGGGTGTAGATCACGCAATCGTGCCCGCGCAGGTCATCGGGCGTGCTGGGCACTCCGCGTTGAGCCAGATATTTCTTGCTGGCAACGCACACGCGATCGAACAAGCCAATGCGGCGCGCGCGCAGTGCGCTGTCTGCCAGGTGTCCGATCCGGATCGCGAGTTCAGCCCCTTCATCGACCAGATTGACATATCGGTCATTGGTCTGGAGATCCAGCGTCAATCCCGGGTAGCGCTCCAGGAAGGTGGGCACATGCGGCAACACGAATGCATAGCTCAGCGCGGTCGGACAGGCAACGCGCAGCAATCCGGACGGATCCACGTTCTCCTTGAACGACGACTCTGACTCGTGCACGGCGTCAAGGATGCGCCGGACTTCCGCGTAGTAGCGCTCTCCCTCCGGCGTGAGGGCGAGCTTGCGCGTTGATCGATGCAGCAGCCGGGTGTGCAAATGGTCTTCCAGTGCCGCCACGTACCGGCTGACGTTCGGTTGTCCCAAGCCCAGGTCGCGACCCGCGGCGGAAAAGCTGCCCGTCTCCACGGCGCGAGCGAAGCAATTCATCAACAGAAATCGGTCCAAAGCGACACTCCAATTCATGCATAAACGGAATGAATTCTATGCAAAAACAGGAACTTATTTAATTGTGAGCATGGGTTCATAGTTCATCCCACGGCAGGTCAGCCATGGTGGTTGGCCACGAACACCCAAGGAGAATTTCATGTCCCGCTTGCAAGGCAAACGTACTCTCATCACCGGCGGCACCAGCGGCATCGGCCTCGAAACGGCCAAGCAATTCCTCGCCGAAGGCGCGCGCGTGATCGTCACCGGCGTCAATCCCGATTCCCTCGCCAAGGCGCAGGCGGAATTGGGCAGCGAAGTGCTGGTGCTGCGCGCCGATTCAGCCAGCGTGGCCGCGCAGAAGGATTTGGCGCAAGCCGTCCAGGCGCGCTACGGCCAGCTCGACATCGCTTTCCTCAACGCGGGGGTGTCCGTCTGGATCCCGATCGAAGCGTGGACGGAAGAAGCGTTCGATCGCTCGTTCGGCATCAACGTCAAGGGGCCGTACTTTCTGATCCAGGCTTTGCTGCCGGTCTTCGCGAACCCCGCATCGGTGGTGCTCAACACCTCGGTCAGCGCGCACGTCGGCTCGCAGAATTCGTCGGTGTATGCCGCAACCAAGGCTGCGTTTCTGAACATGTCGAAGACGCTGTCGGGCGAACTGCTCGGGCGCGGCATTCGTGTCAACGCCGTCAGCCCTGGCCCGGTCGAAACCCCGCTGTACGACAAGCTCGGCATTCCCGACGCCTATCGTGAGCAGCTCAACAAGGACATCGCCGCCACCATTCCGTTGGGCCGCTTCGGCACGCCGGAGGAAGTCGCCAAGGCGGTCCTCTATCTGGCGTCCGACGAGTCCCGCTGGACGGTCGGCTCCGAAATCATCGTCGACGGCGGGCGCACGCTCAACGGCTGATTGCAATCCACACTCAAAAGGAACTTTCTCATGCGCACGCTTTCGACATCCTTCCTCGACGAGTAGACGGAATTCTTCGCAGGCTTCGAGCCCGTTGCCGGTGAGCATGTGATCACCGAGCGCACCGGCGGCAGCAGTGCCTTTGCCGCCACCACGCTGGACAGCTACTTGCGCAACAACAGGATCGAAGCTATCTACCTGATGGGCTTTGCCTTGCGCCAATGCGTGGAATCGACGCTGCGCAATGCGCACGACCTTGGCTACCACACCAACGTCATCTACGACGCGTCTGCGGCCTTCACGCAGGAGCGGCAGGCCTCGTTCCTGACGGACATCTTGCCCTTCTACGGCAATGCGGTTTCGACCCAAGAGTTTTTGAAGTCGTAAGACCAAACGAATCTGCCGCGCGACCGCCCCCATCCGTGGGGGCCTTGTTTTTACTGGGCTTCTTCCAATGTCACAAACACAGTTGACACTTATCAGTCATCCTCTCTGCCCCTTCGTCCAGCGCGTCGCCATCGTGTTGCACGAAAAAGGGATCGCCTTCGAGCGGGTCAATGTTGATCTTCACGACAAGCCAGACTGGTTTCTCGCCATTTCTCCAATGGGCAAGGTTCCTTTGCTCAAGGTTTTGCACGCCGACGGACGCGAGTCCGTTTTGTTCGAAAGCGTCGCTATCTGCGAATACTTCGAGGATCTGCAACCCAGTCCGGCATTGCATCCGCAGGATGCGCTGCTTCGTGCACAACATCGTGCATGGATCGAATTCGCTTCTGCTGCGTTGTCGGATGCATGGGGCTTTCTGAACGCCACCGACCACGAGACAGCCCGTGCCAAAGCTGCTGCCTTCAGGAAGAAGTTGGAACGGTTTGAGGGCGAGATGTTGGACGGCCCTTACTTCGCTGGAAAAAGCTTCAGCATGGTGGATGCCGTCATGGCCCCGATCTTTCGCTACTTCGACATCCTCGACTTCGAGCCCACCCATCATGTGTTTGATGGGCTGAAGCGGGTGGCAAACTGGCGTCTCGCCTTGGCGCGGCGTCCGAGCATCCAGGCCGCCGTCACGCAAGACTATGCCAGCCGGCTTCGCGAGCACTTGAAGGAAAAGGAAGCGCTTCTGGCGACTGTATAGAGGGGTGCGCCGCTTGTTTCAAGGACGACGCACTTGTTTGCGTCGTGCTTTGCAAAGCGGTTGTACACGGAAGATCTCGTAGCCGTCGCTCGGCTTCGTTCAACTGAGGGACACCGCACGCAGAGGAAGTACTCCACTGGCGGCATCAGGCGTGCGATCGAAGGGCTCCGGGGGCATGCAACCTGCGCGATCCCGATTGCTCCGCTACAGGATGGCCTCGATAAGCAGTGGTCCGGGCTCGCGCATTGCGGCGGCAAACGCGTCCTCGAACTCTTGCCGCGACTCCGCCCTGACCGCCTTCACGCCGAGCCCGGCGGCGAGGAGCACCCAGTCGATCGAGGGATTTTCGAGACTGATCAACGACGCGGCGTTGCTGCCGCGGTGGGTCGCACCGACCCGATCCAGCTCGTTATTCAGGATGCTGTAGGCACGGTTGCCATAGATGACGGTCACCACGTTGAGCTTCTCCCGTGCCTGCGTCCACAGGGCCGGAAGGATATACATTGCGCTGCCGTCGCCCTGGAGTGTGATGACCTTTCGGTCCGGGCAGGCGACCGCGGCGCCGATCGAAACGGCCATCATGCTGCCGATCGCTCCGCCGGTCAGATTCAGGAAGTCGTGCGGCGCCGCCGTCGCCGTAAAGGACATCCTGCAAAACTCCCCCGCGCATCTGGATGCGCCCGTTTGTTCAGGCATGCTCGGCGCCCATAAAGCAAGCCGGCCTGGACCTGAACCTGAGCACGAAGAAGACCCGCAAGCAGGTGTTCCTGCAGGAGATGGACCAGGTGGTGCCGTGGGCTTCCTTGGTCGATCTCATCGCCCCGTACTACAGCGAAGGACGCACAGGCCGCCCGCCCTTTGCCTTGGAGACCATGCTGCGGCTGCACTTCATCCAACAATGGTTCAGCCTGTCGGACCAGGCGATGGAAGAAGCCCTCTTCGATATCCCCCTGTACCGAGAGTTCGCGGGCCTGGACGCCCATGGGCGCCTGCCCGATGAAAGCACCATCCTGCGCTTTCGCCACCGGCTGGAGCGCCACAAGCTGGCCGAACAGATCCTGATCACCGTCAACACCCTGCTGGAGAGCAAGGGCCTGTTGCTCAAGGAAGGCACGGCCGTCGACGCCACGCTGATCCCAGCCCCCAGCTCCACCAAGAACAAAGACAAAGCACGCGACCCCGAGATGCACTCGAGCAAGAAGGGAAATCAGTGGCACTTCGGTATGAAGGCCCACATCGGGGTACCGGGGGCTGAAGAAAAACACGCAGCAACTGCACACGCTGTTCGCCCTGTCCAACCTGTGGATGGCGCGCTACCGGCTGATGGGGTGAAGGATTGAGGGGGTCGGTGCGCCTGCGTGGTGCGGGGGAGGGTCAAAAAGGCCCTGGATGCACCGGAAAGCAGGCGGCAGACCCTTCTGAGAGGGGCATGCGCCCCTGGAATCCACGATTGAGATCACGCGTAGGGGATGCCACATTGCAAATCGTGTTTTGCAGGACATCCTTAGGTGAAAAATTGACTGATACCACGACCCATGCGGTCCGCTCCTGGCTGGGCATTCCTTATGCCACTGCGGGGCGTTTCCGCCGACCCGCCCTTCTGCCATTTAACCCGGACCTTCCCTGCGACAAGAAAGGACCCGCCCCGTTGCAAGCCGGTGACACCAGCTGGCTGGAGGCGGACGGCGGATTCAGCGAGGACTGTCTGAACCTCAATGTCTGGGCACCTGAAGACGCGGGGGACGAACCGCTCCCCGTGATCGTCTACATCTTCGGCGGCGGGTTCGAAGTTGGCGCGAACACCCAGACCACCTCGAATGCTTCGGGTCTCGCCGCGACGGGCCGTGCCATCGGGGTATCCCTGAACTACCGGCTCGGTCCGTTCGGGTGGCTCTCGCTCTCCCAGTACGGGGGCGCGTTCGCGGACGCCACCAACCTCGGCCTGCAAGACATCATCACCGCGCTCAGATGGGTGCAGGAGAACATCGCC
It encodes:
- a CDS encoding glutathione S-transferase family protein, which gives rise to MSQTQLTLISHPLCPFVQRVAIVLHEKGIAFERVNVDLHDKPDWFLAISPMGKVPLLKVLHADGRESVLFESVAICEYFEDLQPSPALHPQDALLRAQHRAWIEFASAALSDAWGFLNATDHETARAKAAAFRKKLERFEGEMLDGPYFAGKSFSMVDAVMAPIFRYFDILDFEPTHHVFDGLKRVANWRLALARRPSIQAAVTQDYASRLREHLKEKEALLATV
- a CDS encoding thiamine pyrophosphate-dependent enzyme, which codes for MSFTATAAPHDFLNLTGGAIGSMMAVSIGAAVACPDRKVITLQGDGSAMYILPALWTQAREKLNVVTVIYGNRAYSILNNELDRVGATHRGSNAASLISLENPSIDWVLLAAGLGVKAVRAESRQEFEDAFAAAMREPGPLLIEAIL
- a CDS encoding SDR family oxidoreductase, whose amino-acid sequence is MSRLQGKRTLITGGTSGIGLETAKQFLAEGARVIVTGVNPDSLAKAQAELGSEVLVLRADSASVAAQKDLAQAVQARYGQLDIAFLNAGVSVWIPIEAWTEEAFDRSFGINVKGPYFLIQALLPVFANPASVVLNTSVSAHVGSQNSSVYAATKAAFLNMSKTLSGELLGRGIRVNAVSPGPVETPLYDKLGIPDAYREQLNKDIAATIPLGRFGTPEEVAKAVLYLASDESRWTVGSEIIVDGGRTLNG
- a CDS encoding LysR family transcriptional regulator: MDRFLLMNCFARAVETGSFSAAGRDLGLGQPNVSRYVAALEDHLHTRLLHRSTRKLALTPEGERYYAEVRRILDAVHESESSFKENVDPSGLLRVACPTALSYAFVLPHVPTFLERYPGLTLDLQTNDRYVNLVDEGAELAIRIGHLADSALRARRIGLFDRVCVASKKYLAQRGVPSTPDDLRGHDCVIYTLLSSGATWRFRDTEVPVTGRLRVSSPEAARESVNAGLGVGYGPEWLFEEGLKNGNLQLLLTEHANPPVPIQIVYVANRLLPKRAIVFMDFIAEAFSKVPALNVRE